A window from Photobacterium sp. DA100 encodes these proteins:
- a CDS encoding LacI family DNA-binding transcriptional regulator, whose product MAATLKDIAKVAGVSAVTVSYVLNNKNRVSEATKAKVMEAAKSLNYVPNRAAKMLASKSTKHICLVISGPDYEYLTNPYIYKLVNGIGSSLNQHGYELTLRMAKTDNELVFIQGELNSNLYDGVLIWGTRMPDEHFLSLFGHRVPIVSIARDLQDDTVNAVLVEHYQSAYRMTQYLIDRGYRKIMFLGKLDVIKAARDRFEGYRQALLDNGIEFEENWAFKADYYQEDAYQIVSEMDGIEFDAVFAASDLMAIGAMKALLEKGLSIPDDIAVAGFDNIPNSDMLPVGLTTVDTPIFQLGSQAATMLVSLIEELETEHKIELGTELMIRQSA is encoded by the coding sequence ATGGCAGCGACATTAAAAGATATTGCCAAGGTGGCAGGTGTTTCGGCAGTAACGGTGTCGTATGTACTGAATAATAAAAACCGGGTGAGCGAAGCGACCAAAGCCAAGGTGATGGAAGCGGCGAAATCGCTCAACTATGTGCCGAACCGCGCAGCAAAAATGCTGGCCAGCAAGTCGACCAAACATATTTGTCTGGTTATCTCAGGTCCTGACTATGAATACTTGACCAACCCGTATATCTACAAACTGGTGAATGGTATTGGCTCGTCATTAAATCAGCACGGTTATGAACTGACGTTGCGCATGGCCAAGACTGATAATGAGTTGGTATTTATCCAGGGCGAGCTGAATTCCAATCTGTATGACGGGGTGTTGATCTGGGGTACCCGCATGCCAGATGAGCATTTTCTTTCGCTGTTTGGCCACCGCGTTCCCATTGTTTCCATTGCTAGAGATCTGCAGGACGATACCGTCAATGCGGTATTGGTGGAGCATTACCAGTCAGCCTATCGGATGACCCAATACCTTATCGATAGAGGCTATCGCAAAATTATGTTCCTCGGCAAATTGGATGTGATTAAGGCGGCGCGGGATCGCTTCGAGGGCTATCGCCAAGCGCTGCTTGATAATGGTATCGAGTTTGAAGAAAACTGGGCCTTTAAGGCGGACTACTATCAGGAAGATGCCTATCAAATCGTGTCAGAAATGGACGGTATTGAATTTGATGCGGTATTTGCCGCATCCGATTTGATGGCTATCGGTGCTATGAAAGCCTTGTTAGAAAAAGGCCTATCGATACCGGACGACATTGCCGTGGCAGGATTCGATAACATCCCCAACAGTGACATGTTGCCTGTGGGGTTAACGACTGTTGATACGCCGATTTTCCAGCTAGGCTCGCAGGCGGCTACCATGCTGGTCAGCTTGATCGAAGAGCTTGAAACCGAACATAAGATTGAGCTCGGCACAGAATTGATGATCCGCCAGTCTGCCTAA